A section of the Styela clava chromosome 9, kaStyClav1.hap1.2, whole genome shotgun sequence genome encodes:
- the LOC120339672 gene encoding ras-related and estrogen-regulated growth inhibitor-like codes for MSPNADSLRIMVVGSKHVGKTALVVKYLTGRFIGEYNSDVETKYDSKIIIDGEEIQMEIMDSIRQDENLVRWADGFMIVYDVTDQKSFDKIGQIRKDLENVKSAKNMSYVVVGNKTDLQHCRQVTIDMAEHVCINMSVAHYECCACAANDEDYTISLREAFEELCREIQHRRRLNSQARRRRRSSLSQVKQSFKFLVNSNKNKTLLAPPSISSGSLSSRRGSAASTGRRDSLGRLLESSNLKQHNGIDEMPKARASTLGRSVGSYYSGLAVKL; via the exons ATGTCGCCTAACGCAGATAGTCTACGAATTATGGTGGTAGGATCGAAGCACGTTGGCAAAACAG CATTGGTGGTCAAATATTTGACAGGAAGATTTATAGGAGAATACAATTCAGATGTTG AGACGAAATACGACAGCAAAATAATAATTGACGGAGAAGAAATTCAAATGGAAATAATGGATTCTATTAGACAg gaTGAAAACCTCGTAAGATGGGCTGACGGTTTTATGATTGTTTATGACGTAACCGATCAAAAAAGCTTTGACAAAATCGGACAAATCAGAAAAGACTTGGAAAACGTTAAATCAGCGAAAAACATGTCCTATGTAGTGGTGGGAAACAAAACCGATTTACAACACTGCCGGCAAGTTACTATAGACATGGCAGAACATGTATGTATAAACATGTCTGTTGCTCATTATGAGTGCTGCGCTTGTGCTGCAAACGATGAAGACTATACAATAAGCCTTCGAGAAGCATTTGAAGAACTTTGTCGCGAAATTCAACATAGAAGAAGACTTAATTCACAAGCTCGTCGGCGGAGACGGAGTAGTTTAAGCCAAGTCAAacaaagtttcaaatttttggtaAATTCAAATAAGAACAAGACATTGCTTGCTCCGCCAAGTATAAGCAGTGGATCTCTAAGCAGCCGTAGGGGAAGCGCCGCCTCTACCGGTCGCAGAGATAGTCTAGGAAGACTTCTTGAATCGTCAAATTTAAAACAACATAATGGTATCGATGAGATGCCTAAAGCCAGAGCATCGACACTGGGAAGGTCTGTGGGTAGTTATTATTCTGGGTTGGCAGTGAAACTGTAG